A genomic region of Chthoniobacterales bacterium contains the following coding sequences:
- a CDS encoding ABC transporter ATP-binding protein, with product MNPPLLEIRDLSIAFETEAGRFDAVLGTSFKLERGSTLAIVGESGSGKSVTALALTRLLPQPPAKYVSGEILWKGADVLKMTPRELRAIRGGEIAYIFQEPSTSLNPVYTIRNQIAEAIRLHRPEVKDIDAEVIKWLDAVGIVNPAQRMRDYPHQLSGGMQQRAMIAMALSCQPDLLIADEPTTALDVTIQAQILDQLRELRSSLGMAVILITHNFAIIRGLCDHVAVMFRGRIVEFGPAAEVLSNPQHPYTRALIDCIPKLGAGRDRLHTIDYAAIEAAL from the coding sequence ATGAATCCGCCGCTCCTCGAGATCCGGGACCTCTCCATCGCCTTCGAGACCGAGGCCGGCCGGTTCGATGCCGTGCTCGGCACGTCCTTCAAGCTCGAGCGCGGCTCCACGCTCGCCATCGTCGGCGAAAGCGGCAGCGGCAAAAGCGTCACCGCCCTCGCCCTCACCCGACTTCTCCCCCAGCCCCCGGCGAAATACGTCTCCGGCGAGATTCTCTGGAAGGGCGCCGACGTCCTGAAGATGACCCCGCGGGAGCTGCGCGCCATCCGCGGCGGCGAGATCGCCTACATTTTTCAGGAGCCCTCGACGTCGCTGAATCCGGTTTACACGATCCGCAACCAGATCGCCGAAGCCATCCGCCTGCATCGTCCCGAGGTGAAGGACATCGACGCCGAGGTCATCAAATGGCTCGACGCCGTCGGCATCGTGAATCCCGCCCAACGCATGCGCGACTACCCGCACCAGCTCAGCGGCGGCATGCAGCAGCGCGCCATGATCGCCATGGCGCTGAGTTGTCAGCCCGACCTCCTCATCGCCGACGAGCCGACCACCGCGCTCGACGTCACCATCCAGGCGCAAATCCTCGACCAGCTCCGCGAGCTCCGCTCGAGCCTCGGCATGGCCGTCATCCTCATCACCCACAACTTCGCCATCATCCGCGGGCTCTGCGACCACGTCGCCGTCATGTTCCGCGGTCGCATCGTCGAGTTCGGCCCCGCCGCCGAAGTTCTGTCGAATCCGCAGCACCCCTACACCCGCGCGCTCATCGATTGCATCCCGAAGCTCGGCGCCGGCCGCGACCGCCTTCACACCATCGACTACGCCGCCATCGAGGCCGCCCTCTAG
- a CDS encoding epoxyqueuosine reductase QueH: protein MNSSDRLVIDPPEGHRKVLLHSCCAPCSGEVMEAMAASGVDYTIFFYNPNIHPRKEYELRKEENIRFAEKTGVAFVDADYDTDNWFARVKGLEWEPERGARCTACFDMRFERTALYAHEHGFPVITSCLGISRWKNMEQINGCGERAAARYPGMHYWTYNWRKGGGASRMVEISKREEFYQQEYCGCIYSLRDTNKWRVASGRGKIRLGVKFYGRNESDAPATSQVG from the coding sequence ATGAATTCCAGCGACCGGCTTGTCATCGATCCGCCCGAGGGGCACCGCAAGGTGCTGCTCCACTCGTGCTGCGCGCCGTGCTCGGGCGAGGTGATGGAGGCGATGGCCGCGTCGGGCGTCGACTACACGATTTTTTTCTACAATCCGAACATCCATCCGCGGAAGGAATACGAGCTGCGGAAGGAGGAGAATATCCGCTTCGCCGAGAAGACGGGCGTGGCGTTCGTCGATGCGGATTACGATACGGACAATTGGTTCGCCCGCGTGAAGGGGCTCGAATGGGAGCCGGAGCGCGGTGCGCGTTGCACGGCGTGTTTCGACATGCGGTTCGAGCGGACGGCGCTCTACGCGCATGAGCATGGCTTTCCCGTGATCACCAGCTGCCTCGGCATTTCGCGCTGGAAGAACATGGAGCAGATCAATGGCTGCGGGGAGCGAGCGGCGGCGCGCTACCCGGGCATGCATTACTGGACCTACAACTGGCGCAAGGGTGGCGGGGCCTCGCGGATGGTGGAGATTTCCAAGCGCGAGGAGTTTTACCAGCAGGAGTATTGCGGCTGCATCTATTCGCTGCGTGATACGAACAAGTGGCGGGTCGCCAGTGGTCGCGGAAAGATCAGGCTGGGCGTGAAGTTCTACGGCCGCAACGAGTCCGACGCACCGGCGACTTCGCAGGTGGGCTGA
- a CDS encoding L-ribulose-5-phosphate 4-epimerase, with amino-acid sequence MSDFRAIQEECLEANLLLPKTGLVDLTFGNVSVCDPERGVFAIKPSGVDYTKLRAEDMVLVDLEGNQVGGTMRPSSDTPTHRRLFQAFRGIRSVVHTHSRTAVAFAQAGRGIPCLGTTHCDYFYGEVPVTRAMTPEEIASAYEWETGTVIIERFEGIDPEQIPAVLVRNHGPFTWGPNGRKAVETAQALEIVAEMAWKALQLNPGAQPVPQPLLDKHFLRKHGATAYYGQS; translated from the coding sequence ATGAGTGACTTCCGCGCCATTCAGGAGGAGTGCCTCGAGGCCAATCTCCTGCTGCCGAAGACCGGTCTCGTCGACCTCACCTTCGGCAACGTCAGCGTCTGCGATCCCGAGCGTGGCGTGTTTGCGATCAAGCCGAGCGGCGTCGATTACACGAAGCTGCGCGCCGAGGACATGGTGCTCGTCGATCTCGAGGGCAACCAGGTCGGCGGCACGATGCGGCCTTCGTCCGACACGCCCACGCACCGGCGCCTGTTCCAGGCCTTCCGCGGCATTCGTTCCGTCGTGCACACGCACTCGCGCACGGCGGTCGCCTTCGCGCAGGCGGGGCGCGGCATCCCGTGCCTCGGGACCACGCATTGCGATTACTTCTACGGCGAAGTGCCGGTGACGCGCGCAATGACGCCCGAGGAAATCGCCAGCGCCTATGAATGGGAGACGGGCACGGTGATCATCGAGCGCTTCGAGGGCATCGATCCCGAGCAGATCCCCGCCGTGCTCGTGCGCAACCATGGCCCCTTCACCTGGGGCCCGAATGGCAGGAAAGCCGTCGAGACCGCGCAGGCGCTCGAGATCGTCGCCGAGATGGCGTGGAAGGCGCTGCAGCTCAACCCCGGCGCGCAGCCCGTCCCGCAGCCGCTCCTCGACAAGCACTTCCTCCGCAAGCACGGCGCCACGGCCTACTACGGCCAATCCTGA
- the araA gene encoding L-arabinose isomerase produces MKNLPTPEIWFITGTQHLYGEGPLKQVAANSQKIVDELNASGRLPLKLVFKPILTRPEEIRALCLEANGAANCAGLAIWCHTFSPSKMWINGLLQLRKPVLHLATQFNRDLPWADIDMDFMNLNQAAHGDREHGFIHTRLRLPRKVVVGHWSDEEVQDRVASWMRVTRAWSDWQGGKIVRFGDNMRYVAVTDGDKVAAEAKFGFSVNTHGVGDLVAAMKDVGDDAITKLVAEYEELYNVAAVLRKGGERHEALRYNARQELGLRAFLEEGNFIGFSDTFEDLHGLTQLPGLAVQRLMADGYGFAGEGDWKTAALVRAMKVMAADLPGGTSFMEDYTYELNPSGQLVLGSHMLEVCPSIAAAKPSIEIHPLGIGGKDDPVRFVFDAHAGAAINVAMMDLGNRFRLLVNEVDVIAPPQPLPKLPVARAVWKCRPDLKTAVAAWIYAGGTHHTGFSYSVTTEHIEDLAEIAGVEVAVIDADTRIREFKQQLRNDEIYYHLAPGLGRL; encoded by the coding sequence ATGAAGAATCTCCCGACACCCGAAATCTGGTTCATCACCGGCACGCAGCACCTCTACGGCGAAGGCCCGCTCAAACAGGTCGCCGCGAATTCGCAGAAGATCGTCGACGAACTCAACGCCTCTGGCCGACTGCCGCTGAAGCTCGTGTTCAAGCCGATCCTCACGCGCCCCGAGGAAATCCGTGCGCTCTGCCTCGAGGCGAACGGCGCCGCGAATTGCGCCGGCCTCGCGATCTGGTGCCACACGTTCTCGCCGTCGAAAATGTGGATCAACGGCCTGCTCCAGCTCCGCAAACCGGTGCTGCACCTTGCCACGCAGTTCAACCGCGACCTGCCGTGGGCGGACATCGACATGGATTTCATGAACCTCAACCAGGCCGCGCACGGCGACCGCGAGCACGGGTTCATTCACACCCGCCTGCGCCTGCCGCGCAAGGTCGTTGTCGGCCACTGGAGCGATGAGGAGGTGCAGGACCGCGTCGCCTCGTGGATGCGCGTGACCCGCGCATGGAGCGACTGGCAGGGCGGCAAGATCGTGCGCTTCGGCGACAACATGCGCTACGTCGCGGTCACCGATGGCGACAAGGTCGCCGCGGAGGCGAAGTTCGGCTTCTCGGTGAACACCCACGGCGTGGGCGATCTCGTCGCGGCAATGAAGGATGTCGGCGACGACGCCATCACGAAACTCGTTGCGGAATACGAGGAGCTCTACAACGTCGCGGCGGTGCTGCGCAAAGGCGGCGAGCGCCACGAGGCGCTGCGCTACAACGCCCGCCAGGAGCTTGGCCTGCGCGCGTTCCTCGAAGAGGGAAATTTCATCGGCTTCAGCGACACGTTCGAGGACCTGCACGGCCTCACGCAGCTGCCCGGCCTCGCGGTGCAGCGCCTCATGGCGGACGGCTACGGCTTCGCCGGCGAGGGCGACTGGAAGACCGCGGCGCTCGTGCGTGCGATGAAGGTGATGGCCGCCGACCTGCCCGGCGGCACGTCGTTCATGGAGGACTACACGTATGAACTGAATCCCTCCGGCCAGCTCGTGCTCGGCTCGCACATGCTCGAGGTCTGCCCGTCCATCGCGGCGGCGAAACCCTCGATCGAGATTCATCCGCTTGGCATCGGCGGCAAGGACGATCCCGTGCGCTTCGTTTTCGACGCGCACGCCGGCGCCGCGATCAACGTCGCGATGATGGACCTCGGCAACCGCTTCCGCTTGCTGGTCAATGAGGTCGACGTGATCGCGCCTCCGCAGCCGTTGCCGAAGCTGCCCGTCGCCCGCGCGGTGTGGAAATGCCGGCCGGACCTCAAGACCGCCGTGGCGGCGTGGATCTACGCCGGCGGCACGCACCACACCGGCTTCAGCTATTCGGTCACCACCGAGCACATCGAGGATCTCGCCGAGATCGCCGGCGTGGAGGTCGCGGTGATCGACGCCGACACGCGCATCCGCGAGTTCAAGCAGCAGCTGCGCAACGACGAAATCTATTACCACCTCGCGCCCGGCCTCGGCCGGCTGTAA
- a CDS encoding FGGY-family carbohydrate kinase: MSIAEQIQNGQAALGIELGSTRIKAVLIGADHMPVASGGFGWENSLKDGVWTYPLEDVWTGIQASFAELQKNVQAQHGVTISRLKGIGFSAMMHGYMVFDAEGNQLVPFRTWRNNRQGAASEKLTELFDYPIPQRWSIAHLYQAILNREEHVGRIAHATTLAGYVHWKLTGRKTMGVGEASGMFPIDIQTQDFHAALLEKFDALIRDEAVGWKLRDLLPEVLSAGEPAGELTAEGAALLDPAGNLQPGIPFCPPEGDAGTGMVATNSVEVRTGNVSAGTSVFAMIVLEKELSKAHHEIDLVTTPDGKLVGMAHSNNCTSDCNAWIGLLGEAAKALGANFSTDDLYATLLRTALTGDAECGGLLTYGYVSGEHITGFSEGRPLFARSSDSRFTLANFMRAHLFSALCALRTGLDILMVDEGVAVDEIRGHGGLFKTADVGQRVMAAATNAPVSVLETAGEGGAWGIALLAAYLTRENRQESLPEFLKPIFAGSMGAAVQPDPADVAGFNLFFQRYHEGLAIERAAIASLS, translated from the coding sequence ATGAGTATCGCCGAACAGATTCAAAACGGGCAGGCCGCCCTTGGCATCGAACTGGGCTCCACGCGCATCAAGGCCGTTCTGATCGGTGCTGATCACATGCCCGTCGCCTCGGGCGGATTCGGCTGGGAAAACTCACTGAAGGATGGCGTCTGGACTTATCCGCTGGAGGACGTCTGGACGGGCATTCAGGCCAGTTTTGCCGAGTTGCAGAAAAACGTGCAGGCGCAGCATGGCGTCACCATCTCCCGGCTGAAGGGGATCGGCTTCAGCGCGATGATGCACGGCTACATGGTCTTCGACGCCGAGGGTAACCAACTCGTGCCCTTCCGCACGTGGCGGAACAACCGTCAGGGCGCCGCCTCGGAAAAGCTCACGGAGTTGTTCGACTACCCGATCCCGCAGCGCTGGAGCATCGCGCATCTTTACCAGGCGATCCTCAACCGGGAGGAACACGTCGGACGCATCGCTCATGCGACGACGCTGGCTGGCTACGTGCACTGGAAACTCACGGGGCGCAAGACGATGGGCGTCGGCGAGGCGTCCGGCATGTTTCCCATCGATATTCAGACGCAGGATTTCCACGCCGCGTTGCTCGAGAAGTTCGACGCGCTGATCCGTGACGAAGCCGTCGGCTGGAAGCTCAGGGACCTGCTTCCGGAAGTGCTGAGCGCCGGCGAACCTGCGGGAGAGCTCACGGCGGAAGGCGCCGCCCTGCTCGATCCCGCCGGCAACCTGCAGCCGGGAATTCCCTTCTGTCCGCCCGAGGGCGACGCCGGCACCGGAATGGTCGCCACCAACAGCGTCGAGGTCCGCACCGGCAACGTTTCCGCGGGCACTTCGGTTTTCGCGATGATCGTGCTCGAGAAGGAACTTTCGAAGGCCCACCACGAGATCGATCTCGTGACCACGCCGGACGGCAAACTGGTCGGCATGGCCCACTCGAACAATTGCACATCGGACTGCAATGCGTGGATCGGACTCCTCGGCGAAGCCGCGAAAGCGCTCGGCGCGAATTTTTCCACGGATGATCTCTACGCGACGCTGCTGCGCACGGCGCTGACTGGCGACGCGGAGTGCGGCGGGTTGCTCACCTACGGTTACGTTTCCGGCGAGCACATCACCGGTTTCAGCGAAGGGCGACCGCTCTTCGCGCGGTCGTCGGACAGCAGGTTCACGCTCGCGAACTTCATGCGCGCCCACCTGTTTTCCGCGCTCTGCGCGCTGCGGACCGGCCTCGACATCCTGATGGTCGACGAGGGTGTCGCGGTGGACGAAATCCGTGGCCACGGCGGTCTCTTCAAAACGGCCGATGTGGGCCAGCGCGTCATGGCGGCCGCGACGAATGCCCCGGTCTCCGTGCTGGAAACCGCCGGTGAGGGCGGCGCCTGGGGCATTGCGCTCCTGGCCGCCTACCTGACTCGCGAGAACCGACAGGAGTCGCTCCCCGAGTTTCTCAAACCCATCTTCGCCGGTAGCATGGGTGCGGCGGTTCAGCCCGATCCCGCTGACGTCGCCGGCTTCAACCTTTTCTTCCAGCGCTATCACGAGGGCCTCGCCATCGAGCGGGCCGCGATCGCTTCACTTTCCTGA